The nucleotide sequence GATTTACCAGTTTCGCGACTAGTCGCGGTGACGCCTTCGGAGTTGAGTTTAGGATCAAATACGTCGACTCGTTGATCATCAGTTAATGTAACAGTGGCTTGACCAAGCAATTGAAGTTGATCTCCAGGTCTGAGAATTTGCGTTATTCCACATCCGGAGGATAAGACAACTAACAAACCGACTACAATTAGGACTGGTAATTTTCTTTTCATATTCTTGCGCTTTTCTTATTTTAAATCTACTTCTAAACCCTAGGTGGGTTCACTGCTTTTTATACAAAGGAAATATGCTTTGCAAAATGAAGACTGGTTTTCTGCATACCCTCACGCTCGTAAAAACGATGAGCCTCTATTCGTTGAACTCCAGAATCCAAATGAAATTGTATACACCCGTTTTGCTTCGCATAGTCTGCCAGCCAATCTAACAAGACTTTGCCATAACCCTTCGAGCGATCGCTTTCCAAAGTCACCAAATCTTCGACATAGAGATATTGTTTCCAGGCTAGACTTTCACCCACACGGAAGCCGGTAACCGCGACAGGACTGCCAGAAACTTCCAAGTATGCCAGCATAAAGCCGCGTTGTTGTAGCGCGCGAATCTTGGCGACAAACTCCAACTCCACTAAATCAGGGCGTAGTTCTTTCATCACTGGGAAACAGGCGAGTATTTCGGAATCGGTAGCTGCCAGCCTTATGTTCACACTAAACCTTTTTCTACATTTTTCGTTAGATAGGGCTTGCTACTCTATGTTAATTATTCAGTATTTTCAATTCCCCTAAGGGAATACTTTGTACGATTTTATCTCCTCCAGCGCATCATTATCACCATCCACCCCCAGCTCCACAAAAAATCCTTCCGGGAAAGATCCTGGATGTCGCGATAGATGGTGCGTTCGGAGACTTCTAATTCATCGGCAATCGCACGCGCGGTGATCGCGCGATCATGGCGTAGCAATTGTACTATCTGGAAAAGTCTATCCGCGCGGCGCATATTTAGACCTTTAAAACCTCAGTTCCAGCGCCTTGCATAAAAACTCCAT is from Gammaproteobacteria bacterium and encodes:
- a CDS encoding GNAT family N-acetyltransferase yields the protein MNIRLAATDSEILACFPVMKELRPDLVELEFVAKIRALQQRGFMLAYLEVSGSPVAVTGFRVGESLAWKQYLYVEDLVTLESDRSKGYGKVLLDWLADYAKQNGCIQFHLDSGVQRIEAHRFYEREGMQKTSLHFAKHISFV